A genomic segment from Bombus huntii isolate Logan2020A chromosome 13, iyBomHunt1.1, whole genome shotgun sequence encodes:
- the LOC126872421 gene encoding PAN2-PAN3 deadenylation complex catalytic subunit PAN2 isoform X2 — translation MEYSVLGHYNPSIQATADSGVNEQQLLWEEPNYVLTGDEYVPATEQFGEEFAGAEFHETRTVLADGGDRFGVSTVTFDNVEELMWMGNQGGHVTSYYGPGLQKYTSFQVHATQEIRHIHPLDEGILILTQSLLRCQLRRGIPIFSHMSPNMIDMQCMLQISPTGLLMGGHQEKIINFDLTRGKETGLVHVGENGCAILRQHSRLICCGNPAGRIDLRDPNTLSIEHTFDTHSGSLSDFDVQGNYLVTCGFSNCRQGLTVDRFLMAYDLRQMRALSPVATLVCPLLLKFLPSYSSRLAVVAPSGQMQLLDTIYANVQPSVTCLYQVANSGAILSFDVSSTSQCLCFGDSAGSIHLMSTNTSEPQFNTFSRPTEFADPVEPLPHISFNDDITPLSSIPMYYTGQPLLSDWPEEFLRNVYRRTPPIDPEILRTMKMQGTIGYAPNPQTFRRNQIPYNLEKRRGVVAKLFGGDSRSKTDDGTFVAIPKRYRKIELKYSRLGYDEFDFDQYNHTNFCGLEATLPNSYCNAMLQLLYYCEPVRIALLSHSCQREFCLSCELGFLFHMLDTSRGLPCQAANFLRAFRTVPEAAALGLILSDLHPEAKRKTNLMRLIQSWNRFILHQIHYEVLETKKRQLEEEEAARLKSGPKCPPFVYNEQDFPSILQDIGSRYRSHAEERKKRKKQEEDDKNSKKSIEENEVRDEETEISRLFGSEQMHIHRCLKCGQEATKHSIMLLCNLVYPELTHPSEEVPFTNVLIRSLRPEKITPAWCDNCQKFTPTLQSRQLTKLPQILALNCGLDTQQDKAFWQAQMDIVVQKVLNGKESSPSSSPVPITAKPCRYGNNCTRIGCRFRHIGRDPENIQTPPVTPPITTSTPQSVTTPPSHLYYSHSWIPHDIEISLDSNCELFVEKISTPKSDSNESSKTVNEVIVENGQGDNRIQESEISGEEEKVVKNHVNAVRNDDVEKGNKSDENLDKISKIRYSLSAVVCYIDDKSNEDKRNIVALLRVGPNYHERSAGSAVSQWYIFNDFCISAVTPQEAVWFNLDWKVPCVLHYTAVPAPEPAPFVSPLTYDVFGEDKCIARSGGTRGITFTPLTSDEMPKTGELVGIDAEFVTLNQEESELRSDGKMSTIKPSHMSVARITCIRGQGPLEGTPFIDDYISTQEQVVDYLTKFSGIQPGDLDANFSSKHLTTLKSTYQKLRFLVDNGIMFVGHGLKNDFRVINLVVPPEQVVDTVLLFHLPRHRMVSLRFLTWHFLGKKIQSETHDSTEDARAALELYRKYKELENSGKLAESLKELYNVGNQLQWKVPDS, via the exons ATGGAATACTCAGTTTTGGGTCACTACAACCCGTCCATACAGGCCACGGCCGATAGCGGTGTTAACGAACAACAACTCCTTt GGGAAGAACCAAATTATGTTTTAACTGGTGATGAGTATGTACCTGCAACAGAACAATTTGGAGAAGAATTTGCCGGGGCTGAATTCCATGAAACTCGTACTGTACTTGCTGATGGGGGGGATAGATTTGGAGTTTCCACTGTCACCTTTGACAATGTCGAAGAGCTCATGTGGATGGGAAATCAAGGG GGTCATGTGACGTCTTATTATGGGCCTGGTTTACAAAAGTACACCTCGTTTCAAGTTCATGCCACTCAAGAAATTCGGCATATTCATCCATTAGATGAAGGAATTTTAATTCTGACACAGAGTTTACTACGATGTCAGTTGAGACGTGGCATACCAATATTTTCGCACAT GTCACCAAATATGATAGACATGCAATGCATGCTTCAAATTTCACCAACAGGATTACTTATGGGGGGTCATCAGgaaaaaattatcaattttgATCTAACAAGAGGGAAAGAGACTGGATTA GTACATGTAGGAGAAAATGGTTGTGCAATTTTAAGGCAGCATAGCAGACTTATATGCTGTGGCAATCCTGCTGGACGAATCGATCTCAGGGATCCAAATACATTATCGATAGAACATACTTTTGATACTCACAGTGGTTCTCTCAGTGACTTTGATGTTCAAGGAAATTACCTTGTTACTTGTGGTTTCAGTAACTG TCGTCAGGGTTTGACAGTAGATAGATTCTTAATGGCATATGACTTGAGACAAATGAGAGCATTAAGCCCAGTTGCAACTTTGGTGTGCCCTCTTCTATTGAAGTTCCTACCCAGCTATTCCAGTCGTTTAGCTGTTGTAGCACCATCGGGACAAATGCAACTTCTTGACACTATCTATGCTAATGTACAGCCATCTGTGACATGCTTGTATCAG GTTGCAAATAGTGGAGCAATATTATCCTTTGATGTATCTTCTACATCTCAGTGTCTGTGCTTTGGAGATTCGGCAGGTTCTATACATCTTATGTCTACAAATACATCCGAGCCCCAGTTTAATACATTTTCTCG ACCAACTGAATTTGCTGATCCAGTTGAGCCACTTCCACATATATCATTCAATGATGATATTACACCACTAAGTTCAATACCAATGTATTATACTGGACAGCCATTATTGAGCGATTGGCCAGAAGAATTTTTGAGAAATGTTTATAG AAGAACACCACCGATTGATCCTGAAATATTGCGTACAATGAAGATGCAAGGAACTATAGGTTATGCTCCAAATCCCCAGACGTTTCGCAGAAATCAA ATACCTTACAATTTGGAAAAACGTCGGGGAGTAGTCGCAAAGCTTTTCGGTGGCGATTCACGATCAAAAACAGATGACGGTACCTTTGTGGCCATACCTAAACGTTATCGCAAAATCGAGTTGAAATATTCACGTCTCGGTTACGATGAATTCGATTTTGATCAGTATAATCACACCAACTTCTGCGGTCTCGAAGCAACTCTTCCTAACAGCTATTGTAACGCTATGTTGCAG TTACTTTATTATTGCGAACCTGTAAGAATAGCCCTGCTCTCTCACTCGTGCCAAAGAGAATTCTGCCTATCCTGTGAGCTAGGATTCTTGTTTCACATGTTAGACACGTCCCGAGGACTGCCTTGTCAGGCAGCCAATTTCCTACGAGCTTTCAGAACGGTTCCCGAAGCAGCAGCTTTGGGACTTATACTCAGCGATCTCCACCCGGAAGCCAAAAGGAAAACGAATTTGATGCGATTGATACAG AGTTGGAACAGGTTTATATTACATCAGATCCATTACGAAGTTCTGGAAACAAAGAAACGGCAACTGGAGGAAGAGGAAGCTGCTCGGCTTAAATCAGGACCAAAATGTCCTCCATTCGTTTATAACGAACAGGATTTCCCTAGCATTTTGCAGGACATTGGCTCCCGATATAGAAGCCACgcagaagaaaggaagaaaaggaaaaaacagGAGGAGGATG ACAAAAACAGCAAAAAATCTATCGAGGAGAACGAAGTACGAGATGAAGAGACAGAGATCAGTCGTCTGTTTGGATCCGAACAAATGCATATACACCGCTGTCTCAAATGTGGACAAGAAGCTACGAAACATTCCATCATGTTGCTATGTAACTTAGTTTATCCGGAATTAACGCATCCTT CCGAAGAAGTTCCATTTACGAATGTTCTTATCCGTAGTTTAAGACCCGAGAAAATTACACCTGCATGGTGTGACAATTGTCAGAAGTTTACACCCACACTCCAGTCTCGACAACTGACTAAACTACCTCAAATATTAGCTCTGAATTGTGGTTTAGATACACAGCAG GATAAAGCATTCTGGCAAGCGCAAATGGATATAGTCGTTCAAAAAGTATTGAATGGCAAAGAAAGTAGTCCATCTTCGAGTCCTGTCCCCATTACTGCGAAACCATGTCGATATGGCAACAATTGTACTCGTATTGGCTGTAGGTTCAGACACATTGGCAGAGATCCAG aaaatatacaaacgCCACCAGTTACTCCACCCATAACAACTTCAACACCGCAATCGGTCACAACACCGCCTAGTCATTTATACTATTCTCATTCGTGGATTCCACACGATATAGAGATCTCTTTGGATAGCAATTGTGAATTATTCGTAGAAAAAATCAGCACTCCAAAGAGCGACTCTAACGAAAGTAGTAAAACGGTCAATGAGGTCATAGTAGAAAATGGTCAAGGGGATAATAGGATACAAGAATCTGAGATCTccggagaagaagagaaagtgGTTAAAAATCATGTTAACGCAGTACGAAATGACGATGTGGAGAAAGGAAACAAATCTGATGAAAATTTGGATAAGATAAGCAAAATTCGGTATAGTCTTAGTGCTGTGGTTTGCTATATCGATGATAAGAGTAATGAAGATAAGAGGAATATCGTTGCGCTATTGCGAGTCGGACCAAATTATCATGAACGATCGGCTGGCAGTGCGGTGTCGCAGTGGTACATTTTTAACGATTTTTG TATATCCGCAGTGACACCGCAAGAAGCGGTATGGTTCAATCTTGATTGGAAGGTTCCATGTGTCCTTCATTATACTGCTGTACCTGCACCTGAACCAGCACCATTTGTCAGTCCGCTTACCTATGATGTATTTGGTGAAGATAAATGTATCGCTCGCAGTGGAGGGACAAGGGGTATCACGTTTACCCCATTGACGTCCGACGAAATGCCTAAAACAG GTGAACTAGTTGGAATTGACGCTGAATTTGTAACGTTGAATCAGGAAGAATCTGAACTTCGTAGCGATGGAAAAATGTCCACTATAAAACCAAGTCACATGTCTGTTGCACGTATAACTTGTATACGTGG CCAAGGTCCCCTAGAAGGAACTCCCTTTATAGACGATTACATAAGCACTCAAGAACAGGTAGTAGATTACCTGACAAAATTCAGTGGGATTCAACCAGGTGATTTGGACGCAAACTTTAGTAGCAAGCACTTAACAACTCTAAAATCAACGTACCAAAAACTACGATTTCTCGTTGATAATGGGATCATGTTCGTTGGTCATGGCCTGAAGAATGATTTTAG AGTGATAAATTTAGTCGTTCCACCGGAGCAGGTCGTAGACACAGTATTGCTGTTTCATTTACCTCGTCATCGTATGGTATCGCTGCGTTTTCTTACGTGGCACTTTTTGGGTAAGAAGATTCAGTCGGAAACACACGACTCTACTGAAGATGCCAGGGCTGCTCTCGAGTTGTATCGTAAATATAAGGAGTTAGAGAATTCTGGAAAGCTGGCGGAATCGTTAAAGGAGCTTTACAACGTTGGCAACCAACTACAATGGAAA GTTCCGGATAGCTGA
- the LOC126872421 gene encoding PAN2-PAN3 deadenylation complex catalytic subunit PAN2 isoform X1 — MEYSVLGHYNPSIQATADSGVNEQQLLWEEPNYVLTGDEYVPATEQFGEEFAGAEFHETRTVLADGGDRFGVSTVTFDNVEELMWMGNQGGHVTSYYGPGLQKYTSFQVHATQEIRHIHPLDEGILILTQSLLRCQLRRGIPIFSHMSPNMIDMQCMLQISPTGLLMGGHQEKIINFDLTRGKETGLVHVGENGCAILRQHSRLICCGNPAGRIDLRDPNTLSIEHTFDTHSGSLSDFDVQGNYLVTCGFSNCRQGLTVDRFLMAYDLRQMRALSPVATLVCPLLLKFLPSYSSRLAVVAPSGQMQLLDTIYANVQPSVTCLYQVANSGAILSFDVSSTSQCLCFGDSAGSIHLMSTNTSEPQFNTFSRPTEFADPVEPLPHISFNDDITPLSSIPMYYTGQPLLSDWPEEFLRNVYRRTPPIDPEILRTMKMQGTIGYAPNPQTFRRNQIPYNLEKRRGVVAKLFGGDSRSKTDDGTFVAIPKRYRKIELKYSRLGYDEFDFDQYNHTNFCGLEATLPNSYCNAMLQLLYYCEPVRIALLSHSCQREFCLSCELGFLFHMLDTSRGLPCQAANFLRAFRTVPEAAALGLILSDLHPEAKRKTNLMRLIQSWNRFILHQIHYEVLETKKRQLEEEEAARLKSGPKCPPFVYNEQDFPSILQDIGSRYRSHAEERKKRKKQEEDGKYMWITSKDKNSKKSIEENEVRDEETEISRLFGSEQMHIHRCLKCGQEATKHSIMLLCNLVYPELTHPSEEVPFTNVLIRSLRPEKITPAWCDNCQKFTPTLQSRQLTKLPQILALNCGLDTQQDKAFWQAQMDIVVQKVLNGKESSPSSSPVPITAKPCRYGNNCTRIGCRFRHIGRDPENIQTPPVTPPITTSTPQSVTTPPSHLYYSHSWIPHDIEISLDSNCELFVEKISTPKSDSNESSKTVNEVIVENGQGDNRIQESEISGEEEKVVKNHVNAVRNDDVEKGNKSDENLDKISKIRYSLSAVVCYIDDKSNEDKRNIVALLRVGPNYHERSAGSAVSQWYIFNDFCISAVTPQEAVWFNLDWKVPCVLHYTAVPAPEPAPFVSPLTYDVFGEDKCIARSGGTRGITFTPLTSDEMPKTGELVGIDAEFVTLNQEESELRSDGKMSTIKPSHMSVARITCIRGQGPLEGTPFIDDYISTQEQVVDYLTKFSGIQPGDLDANFSSKHLTTLKSTYQKLRFLVDNGIMFVGHGLKNDFRVINLVVPPEQVVDTVLLFHLPRHRMVSLRFLTWHFLGKKIQSETHDSTEDARAALELYRKYKELENSGKLAESLKELYNVGNQLQWKVPDS; from the exons ATGGAATACTCAGTTTTGGGTCACTACAACCCGTCCATACAGGCCACGGCCGATAGCGGTGTTAACGAACAACAACTCCTTt GGGAAGAACCAAATTATGTTTTAACTGGTGATGAGTATGTACCTGCAACAGAACAATTTGGAGAAGAATTTGCCGGGGCTGAATTCCATGAAACTCGTACTGTACTTGCTGATGGGGGGGATAGATTTGGAGTTTCCACTGTCACCTTTGACAATGTCGAAGAGCTCATGTGGATGGGAAATCAAGGG GGTCATGTGACGTCTTATTATGGGCCTGGTTTACAAAAGTACACCTCGTTTCAAGTTCATGCCACTCAAGAAATTCGGCATATTCATCCATTAGATGAAGGAATTTTAATTCTGACACAGAGTTTACTACGATGTCAGTTGAGACGTGGCATACCAATATTTTCGCACAT GTCACCAAATATGATAGACATGCAATGCATGCTTCAAATTTCACCAACAGGATTACTTATGGGGGGTCATCAGgaaaaaattatcaattttgATCTAACAAGAGGGAAAGAGACTGGATTA GTACATGTAGGAGAAAATGGTTGTGCAATTTTAAGGCAGCATAGCAGACTTATATGCTGTGGCAATCCTGCTGGACGAATCGATCTCAGGGATCCAAATACATTATCGATAGAACATACTTTTGATACTCACAGTGGTTCTCTCAGTGACTTTGATGTTCAAGGAAATTACCTTGTTACTTGTGGTTTCAGTAACTG TCGTCAGGGTTTGACAGTAGATAGATTCTTAATGGCATATGACTTGAGACAAATGAGAGCATTAAGCCCAGTTGCAACTTTGGTGTGCCCTCTTCTATTGAAGTTCCTACCCAGCTATTCCAGTCGTTTAGCTGTTGTAGCACCATCGGGACAAATGCAACTTCTTGACACTATCTATGCTAATGTACAGCCATCTGTGACATGCTTGTATCAG GTTGCAAATAGTGGAGCAATATTATCCTTTGATGTATCTTCTACATCTCAGTGTCTGTGCTTTGGAGATTCGGCAGGTTCTATACATCTTATGTCTACAAATACATCCGAGCCCCAGTTTAATACATTTTCTCG ACCAACTGAATTTGCTGATCCAGTTGAGCCACTTCCACATATATCATTCAATGATGATATTACACCACTAAGTTCAATACCAATGTATTATACTGGACAGCCATTATTGAGCGATTGGCCAGAAGAATTTTTGAGAAATGTTTATAG AAGAACACCACCGATTGATCCTGAAATATTGCGTACAATGAAGATGCAAGGAACTATAGGTTATGCTCCAAATCCCCAGACGTTTCGCAGAAATCAA ATACCTTACAATTTGGAAAAACGTCGGGGAGTAGTCGCAAAGCTTTTCGGTGGCGATTCACGATCAAAAACAGATGACGGTACCTTTGTGGCCATACCTAAACGTTATCGCAAAATCGAGTTGAAATATTCACGTCTCGGTTACGATGAATTCGATTTTGATCAGTATAATCACACCAACTTCTGCGGTCTCGAAGCAACTCTTCCTAACAGCTATTGTAACGCTATGTTGCAG TTACTTTATTATTGCGAACCTGTAAGAATAGCCCTGCTCTCTCACTCGTGCCAAAGAGAATTCTGCCTATCCTGTGAGCTAGGATTCTTGTTTCACATGTTAGACACGTCCCGAGGACTGCCTTGTCAGGCAGCCAATTTCCTACGAGCTTTCAGAACGGTTCCCGAAGCAGCAGCTTTGGGACTTATACTCAGCGATCTCCACCCGGAAGCCAAAAGGAAAACGAATTTGATGCGATTGATACAG AGTTGGAACAGGTTTATATTACATCAGATCCATTACGAAGTTCTGGAAACAAAGAAACGGCAACTGGAGGAAGAGGAAGCTGCTCGGCTTAAATCAGGACCAAAATGTCCTCCATTCGTTTATAACGAACAGGATTTCCCTAGCATTTTGCAGGACATTGGCTCCCGATATAGAAGCCACgcagaagaaaggaagaaaaggaaaaaacagGAGGAGGATGGTAAATATATGTGGATCACATCGAAAG ACAAAAACAGCAAAAAATCTATCGAGGAGAACGAAGTACGAGATGAAGAGACAGAGATCAGTCGTCTGTTTGGATCCGAACAAATGCATATACACCGCTGTCTCAAATGTGGACAAGAAGCTACGAAACATTCCATCATGTTGCTATGTAACTTAGTTTATCCGGAATTAACGCATCCTT CCGAAGAAGTTCCATTTACGAATGTTCTTATCCGTAGTTTAAGACCCGAGAAAATTACACCTGCATGGTGTGACAATTGTCAGAAGTTTACACCCACACTCCAGTCTCGACAACTGACTAAACTACCTCAAATATTAGCTCTGAATTGTGGTTTAGATACACAGCAG GATAAAGCATTCTGGCAAGCGCAAATGGATATAGTCGTTCAAAAAGTATTGAATGGCAAAGAAAGTAGTCCATCTTCGAGTCCTGTCCCCATTACTGCGAAACCATGTCGATATGGCAACAATTGTACTCGTATTGGCTGTAGGTTCAGACACATTGGCAGAGATCCAG aaaatatacaaacgCCACCAGTTACTCCACCCATAACAACTTCAACACCGCAATCGGTCACAACACCGCCTAGTCATTTATACTATTCTCATTCGTGGATTCCACACGATATAGAGATCTCTTTGGATAGCAATTGTGAATTATTCGTAGAAAAAATCAGCACTCCAAAGAGCGACTCTAACGAAAGTAGTAAAACGGTCAATGAGGTCATAGTAGAAAATGGTCAAGGGGATAATAGGATACAAGAATCTGAGATCTccggagaagaagagaaagtgGTTAAAAATCATGTTAACGCAGTACGAAATGACGATGTGGAGAAAGGAAACAAATCTGATGAAAATTTGGATAAGATAAGCAAAATTCGGTATAGTCTTAGTGCTGTGGTTTGCTATATCGATGATAAGAGTAATGAAGATAAGAGGAATATCGTTGCGCTATTGCGAGTCGGACCAAATTATCATGAACGATCGGCTGGCAGTGCGGTGTCGCAGTGGTACATTTTTAACGATTTTTG TATATCCGCAGTGACACCGCAAGAAGCGGTATGGTTCAATCTTGATTGGAAGGTTCCATGTGTCCTTCATTATACTGCTGTACCTGCACCTGAACCAGCACCATTTGTCAGTCCGCTTACCTATGATGTATTTGGTGAAGATAAATGTATCGCTCGCAGTGGAGGGACAAGGGGTATCACGTTTACCCCATTGACGTCCGACGAAATGCCTAAAACAG GTGAACTAGTTGGAATTGACGCTGAATTTGTAACGTTGAATCAGGAAGAATCTGAACTTCGTAGCGATGGAAAAATGTCCACTATAAAACCAAGTCACATGTCTGTTGCACGTATAACTTGTATACGTGG CCAAGGTCCCCTAGAAGGAACTCCCTTTATAGACGATTACATAAGCACTCAAGAACAGGTAGTAGATTACCTGACAAAATTCAGTGGGATTCAACCAGGTGATTTGGACGCAAACTTTAGTAGCAAGCACTTAACAACTCTAAAATCAACGTACCAAAAACTACGATTTCTCGTTGATAATGGGATCATGTTCGTTGGTCATGGCCTGAAGAATGATTTTAG AGTGATAAATTTAGTCGTTCCACCGGAGCAGGTCGTAGACACAGTATTGCTGTTTCATTTACCTCGTCATCGTATGGTATCGCTGCGTTTTCTTACGTGGCACTTTTTGGGTAAGAAGATTCAGTCGGAAACACACGACTCTACTGAAGATGCCAGGGCTGCTCTCGAGTTGTATCGTAAATATAAGGAGTTAGAGAATTCTGGAAAGCTGGCGGAATCGTTAAAGGAGCTTTACAACGTTGGCAACCAACTACAATGGAAA GTTCCGGATAGCTGA
- the LOC126872430 gene encoding uncharacterized protein LOC126872430 produces MQRGAIMQDAGTYEERAVNAIRLQASVKMSEKRISMGINVSILVILTIFGVLLSLPLRLLLNTNYYSRNETIGENTTIQTTENVTVEAIIIPVDHRKLRRCPRFEYEDRLISVFQSDYDGNCTYTRICPINDTKEENNGDVESEPVNKGNNETSKVLKEIVGENSTEKVEESGKDRRTKSVLVAGHILVTMLLISAIAALVEVLRIRFARDKVHLRGRDRDARLTKHST; encoded by the exons ATGCAACGCGGTGCAATCATGCAAGATGCAGGAACGTACGAGGAACGAGCTGTGAACGCGATTCGGTTACAAGCTTCTGTCAAGATGTCCGAGAAGCGGATTTCGATGGGCATTAACGTCAGCATTCTCGTTATACTAACCATCTTCGGGGTGTTGCTTTCCTTGCCATTGCGATTGCTCTTGAACACGAATTATTACAgtcgaaacgaaacgatcggCGAAAATACTACGATACAAACGACGGAGAACGTAACAGTCGAAGCGATAATAATCCCGGTGGATCATCGAAAGTTGAGACGCTGTCCAAGGTTCGAGTACGAAGACAGATTGATATCGGTTTTTCAAAGTGATTACGATGGAAATTGTACTTACACGCGAATCTGTCCGATTAACGACACGAAGGAGGAAAATAACGGAGATGTCGAGAGCGAACCTGTTAACAAAGGGAATAATGAAACGTCCAAGGTATTGAAGGAGATCGTCGGTGAGAATTCGACGGAAAAAGTTGAAGAAAGTGGGAAAGATCGTCGAACGAAATCGGTTCTGGTCGCCGGACACATTCTCGTGACGATGCTTCTCATTTCAGCAATCGCTGCTCTCGTTGAAGTATTGCGAATACGTTTCGCTAGAGATAAG GTACATTTAAGAGGCAGAGATAGAGATGCTCGTTTAACGAAACATTCGACATGA